One window from the genome of Erinaceus europaeus unplaced genomic scaffold, mEriEur2.1 scaffold_679, whole genome shotgun sequence encodes:
- the LOC132536573 gene encoding keratin-associated protein 10-8-like isoform X1, with amino-acid sequence MAASTLSLCSSDLSYDSRVCLPASCDSCPESSWQGDDCPEESCCPPPCCPCGPCPTLLCSPVSCGCGPCQPACPCGPCQPVCCPVCCVPACCQPVCCKPVCCVPACCQPVCCKPVCCVPACFEASPCSGPSCRPPCCSPCPPACCGGSPCRPSSSVSLLCRPACCAPACPCPCCSSSVSLLCRPACPRPCPACCE; translated from the exons ATGGCCGCCTCCACCCTGTCCCTGTGCTCCAGCGACCTGAGCTACGACAGCCGGGTCTGCCTGCCCGCGTCCTGCGACTCCTGCCCCGAGTCTTCCTGGCAGGGGGACGACTGCCCGGAGGAGAGCTGCTGCCCGCCACCCTGCTGCCCCTGCGGCCCCTGCCCGACCCTCCTCTGCTCCCCCGTGAGCTGTGGCTGCGGCCCCTGCCAGCCGGCCTGCCCCTGCGGCCCCTGCCAGCCCGTGTGCTGT CCTGTGTGCTGTGTGCCCGCCTGCTGCCAGCCTGTGTGCTGCAAGCCCGTGTGCTGTGTGCCCGCCTGCTGCCAGCCCGTGTGCTGCAAGCCCGTGTGCTGTGTGCCCGCCTGCTTCGAGGCCTCCCCCTGCTCAGGCCCCTCGTGCCGCCCGCCCTGCTGCAGCCCCTGCCCGCCCGCCTGCTGTGGGGGGTCCCCCTGCCGGCCCTCGTCCAGCGTGTCCCTGCTGTGCCGCCCTGCGTGCTGTGCCCCCGCGTGCCCGTGCCCGTGCTGCTCCTCCAGCGTGTCCCTGCTGTGCCGGCCCGCctgcccccgcccctgccccgccTGCTGTGAGTGA
- the LOC107523376 gene encoding uncharacterized protein LOC107523376 — protein MAASTLSLCSSDLSYDSRVCLPACCDSCPESSWQGDDCPEESCCPPPCCPCGPCPTLLCSPVSCGCSPCPCPCPCGPSCCQPCCVPACCKPVCCKPVCCKPVCCTSVCCKPVCCVPTCCQPVCCKPVCCVPACCQPVCCKPVCCVPACCQPVCCKPVCWEASPCSGPLCRPPCCSPCPPACCGGSPCRPSSSVSLLCCPACCAPVCPCPCRSSSVSLLCRPACPRPCPACCEQAGQGRGQAGRHSRDTLEERHGHGHAGAQHAGRHSRDTLDEGRQGDPPQQVGGQGLQQGGRHEGPEQGEASQQMGTQHMGLQHTGWQQAGTQHTGLQHTCWQQAGTQHTGLQHTGWQQAGTQHTGLQHTGWQQAGTQQGWQQEGPQGQAGWQGPQPQLTGEQRRVGQGPQGRQGGWQQLSSGQSSPCQEDSGQESQDAAAWPCRPKGLGVGGDGRCGNHTPWLGAVPGPCLCCTTARNSRECARGLKRPGEASPQTPAGGGGAGGTAPCRTQAKPPHTHTRSLVPPHPRLLAMAASTLSLCSSDLSYDSRVCLPASCDSCSESSRQGDDCPEESCCPLPCCPCGPCPTLLCSPVSCGCSPCQPACPCPCGPSCCQPCCVPACCQPVCYKPICCVPACCQPVCCKPVCCVPACCQPVCCMPACCQPVCCKPVCCVPACCQPVCCVPACCQPVCCKPVCCVPACCQPVCCVPACCQPVCCKPVCCVPTCCQPVCCKPMCCVPACCEASPCSGPSCCPPCCSPCPPACCGGSPWRPRPACPCCAPAPAQASTMSPLFLAAAIFFNVYFSFLNRTR, from the exons ATGGCCGCCTCCACCCTGTCCCTGTGCTCCAGCGACCTGAGCTATGACAGCCGGGTCTGCCTGCCCGCGTGCTGCGACTCCTGCCCCGAGTCTTCCTGGCAGGGGGACGACTGCCCGGAGGAGAGCTGCTGCCCGCCGCCATGCTGCCCCTGCGGCCCCTGCCCGACCCTCCTCTGCTCCCCCGTGAGCTGTGGCtgcagcccctgcccctgcccctgcccctgcggcCCCTCCTGCTGCCAGCCCTGCTGTGTGCCCGCCTGCTGCAAGCCCGTCTGCTGCAAGCCCGTGTGCTGCAAGCCCGTGTGCTGCACGTCCGTCTGCTGCAAGCCTGTGTGCTGTGTTCCCACCTGCTGCCAGCCCGTCTGCTGCAAGCCCGTGTGCTGTGTGCCCGCCTGCTGCCAGCCTGTGTGCTGCAAGCCCGTGTGCTGCGTGCCCGCCTGCTGCCAGCCTGTGTGCTGCAAGCCCGTGTGCTGGGAAGCCTCCCCCTGCTCAGGCCCCTTGTGCCGCCCGCCCTGCTGCAGCCCCTGCCCGCCCGCCTGCTGTGGGGGGTCCCCCTGCCGGCCCTCATCCAGCGTGTCCCTGCTGTGCTGCCCTGCGTGCTGTGCCCCCGTGTGCCCGTGCCCGTGCCGCTCCTCCAGCGTGTCCCTGCTGTGCCGGCCCGCctgcccccgcccctgccccgccTGCTGTGAG CAggcggggcaggggcgggggcagGCGGGCCGGCACAGCAGGGACACGCTGGAGGAGCGGCACGGGCACGGGCACGCGGGGGCACAGCACGCAGGGCGGCACAGCAGGGACACGCTGGATGAGGGCCGGCAGGGGGACCCCCCACAGCAGGTGGGCGGGCAGGGGCTGCAGCAGGGCGGGCGGCACGAGGGGCCTGAGCAGGGGGAGGCCTCGCAACAGATGGGCACGCAGCACATGGGCTTGCAGCACACGGGCTGGCAGCAGGCGGGCACGCAGCACACGGGCTTGCAGCACACGTGCTGGCAGCAGGCGGGCACACAGCACACGGGCTTGCAGCACACGGGCTGGCAGCAGGCGGGCACGCAGCACACAGGCTTGCAGCACACAGGCTGGCAGCAGGCGGGCACACAGCAGGGCTGGCAGCAGGAGGGGCCGCAGGGGCAGGCCGGCTGGCAGGGGCCGCAGCCACAGCTCACGGGGGAGCAGAGGAGGGTCGGGCAGGGGCCGCAGGGGCGGCAGGGCGGCTGGCAGCAGCTCTCCTCCGGGCAGTCGTCCCCCTGCCAGGAAGACTCAGGGCAGGAGTCGCAGGACGCGG CAGCCTGGCCCTGCCGCCCCAAGGGCCTGGGTGTGGGAGGGGACGGGCGCTGCGGGAACCACACGCCTTGGCTCGGCGCCGTTCCGGGTCCCTGCCTGTGCTGCACAACAGCCCGGAATAGCCGGGAATGTGCCCGGGGGCTAAAGAGGCCAGGTGAGGCCAGCCCCCAAACACCTGCAGGAGGCGGCGGGGCAGGTGGGACAGCTCCGTGCCGCACACAGGCCAAGCCTCCTCACACTCACACCCGCTCCCTCGTCCCGCCTCACCCTCGCCTCCTCGCCATGGCCGCCTCCACCCTGTCCCTGTGCTCCAGCGACCTGAGCTACGACAGCCGGGTCTGCCTGCCCGCGTCCTGCGACTCCTGCTCCGAGTCTTCCAGGCAGGGGGACGACTGCCCGGAGGAGAGCTGCTGCCCGCTGCCCTGCTGCCCCTGCGGCCCCTGCCCGACCCTCCTCTGCTCCCCCGTGAGCTGTGGCTGCAGCCCCTGCCAGCcggcctgcccctgcccctgcggcCCCTCCTGCTGCCAGCCCTGCTGTGTGCCTGCCTGCTGCCAGCCTGTGTGCTACAAGCCCATTTGCTGCGTGCCCGCCTGCTGCCAGCCCGTGTGCTGCAAGCCCGTGTGCTGTGTGCCCGCCTGCTGCCAGCCCGTGTGCTGCATGCCCGCCTGCTGCCAGCCCGTGTGCTGCAAGCCCGTGTGCTGTGTGCCCGCCTGCTGCCAGCCCGTGTGCTGCGTGCCCGCCTGCTGCCAGCCCGTGTGCTGCAAGCCCGTGTGCTGTGTGCCCGCCTGCTGCCAGCCCGTGTGCTGTGTGCCCGCCTGCTGCCAGCCCGTGTGCTGCAAGCCCGTGTGCTGTGTGCCCACCTGCTGCCAGCCCGTGTGCTGCAAGCCCATGTGCTGCGTGCCCGCCTGCTGCGAGGCCTCCCCCTGCTCAGGCCCCTCGTGCTGCCCGCCCTGCTGCAGCCCCTGCCCGCCCGCCTGCTGTGGGGGGTCCCCCTGGCGCCCTCGTCCGGCATGTCCCTGCTGTGCCCCCGCCCCTGCCCaagccagcactatgagtccactattCCTGGCGGCTGCTATTTTCTTCAacgtctatttttctttcttgaataGGACAAGGA
- the LOC132536573 gene encoding keratin-associated protein 10-8-like isoform X3 yields the protein MAASTLSLCSSDLSYDSRVCLPASCDSCPESSWQGDDCPEESCCPPPCCPCGPCPTLLCSPVSCGCGPCQPACPCGPCQPVCCVPACCQPVCCKPVCCVPACCQPVCCKPVCCVPACCQPVCCKPVCCVPACFEASPCSGPSCRPPCCSPCPPACCGGSPCRPSSSVSLLCRPACCAPACPCPCCSSSVSLLCRPACPRPCPACCE from the coding sequence ATGGCCGCCTCCACCCTGTCCCTGTGCTCCAGCGACCTGAGCTACGACAGCCGGGTCTGCCTGCCCGCGTCCTGCGACTCCTGCCCCGAGTCTTCCTGGCAGGGGGACGACTGCCCGGAGGAGAGCTGCTGCCCGCCACCCTGCTGCCCCTGCGGCCCCTGCCCGACCCTCCTCTGCTCCCCCGTGAGCTGTGGCTGCGGCCCCTGCCAGCCGGCCTGCCCCTGCGGCCCCTGCCAGCCCGTGTGCTGTGTGCCCGCCTGCTGCCAGCCTGTGTGCTGCAAGCCTGTGTGCTGTGTGCCCGCCTGCTGCCAGCCTGTGTGCTGCAAGCCCGTGTGCTGTGTGCCCGCCTGCTGCCAGCCCGTGTGCTGCAAGCCCGTGTGCTGTGTGCCCGCCTGCTTCGAGGCCTCCCCCTGCTCAGGCCCCTCGTGCCGCCCGCCCTGCTGCAGCCCCTGCCCGCCCGCCTGCTGTGGGGGGTCCCCCTGCCGGCCCTCGTCCAGCGTGTCCCTGCTGTGCCGCCCTGCGTGCTGTGCCCCCGCGTGCCCGTGCCCGTGCTGCTCCTCCAGCGTGTCCCTGCTGTGCCGGCCCGCctgcccccgcccctgccccgccTGCTGTGAGTGA
- the LOC132536574 gene encoding keratin-associated protein 10-8-like: MAASTLSLCSSDLSYDSRVCLPASCDSCPESSWQGDDCPEESCCQPPCRPCGPCPTLLCSPVSCGCGPCQPACPCGPSCCQPCCVPACCQPVCCKPVCCVPACCQPVCCKPVCCVPACCQHVCCKPVCCVPACCQPVCCKPMCCVPICCEASPCSGPSCRPPCCSPCPPTCCGGSPCRPSSSVSLLCRPACCAPACPCPCRSSSVSLLCRPACPRPCPACCE; encoded by the coding sequence ATGGCCGCCTCCACCCTGTCCCTGTGCTCCAGCGACCTGAGCTACGACAGCCGGGTCTGCCTGCCCGCGTCCTGCGACTCCTGCCCTGAGTCTTCCTGGCAGGGGGACGACTGCCCGGAGGAGAGCTGCTGCCAGCCGCCCTGCCGCCCCTGCGGCCCCTGCCCGACCCTCCTCTGCTCCCCCGTGAGCTGTGGCTGCGGCCCCTGCCAGCCGGCCTGCCCCTGCGGCCCCTCCTGCTGCCAGCCCTGCTGTGTGCCCGCCTGCTGCCAGCCTGTGTGCTGCAAGCCTGTGTGCTGCGTGCCCGCCTGCTGCCAGCCCGTGTGCTGCAAGCCCGTGTGCTGTGTGCCCGCCTGCTGCCAGCACGTGTGCTGCAAGCCCGTGTGCTGCGTGCCCGCCTGCTGCCAGCCCGTGTGCTGCAAGCCCATGTGCTGCGTGCCCATCTGTTGCGAGGCCTCCCCCTGCTCAGGCCCCTCGTGCCGCCCGCCCTGCTGCAGCCCCTGCCCGCCCACCTGCTGTGGGGGGTCCCCCTGCCGGCCCTCATCCAGCGTGTCCCTGCTGTGCCGCCCTGCGTGCTGTGCCCCCGCGTGCCCGTGCCCGTGCCGCTCCTCCAGCGTGTCCCTGCTGTGCCGGCCCGCctgcccccgcccctgccccgccTGCTGTGAGTGA
- the LOC132536573 gene encoding keratin-associated protein 10-8-like isoform X2 codes for MAASTLSLCSSDLSYDSRVCLPASCDSCPESSWQGDDCPEESCCPPPCCPCGPCPTLLCSPVSCGCGPCQPACPCGPCQPPVCCVPACCQPVCCKPVCCVPACCQPVCCKPVCCVPACFEASPCSGPSCRPPCCSPCPPACCGGSPCRPSSSVSLLCRPACCAPACPCPCCSSSVSLLCRPACPRPCPACCE; via the exons ATGGCCGCCTCCACCCTGTCCCTGTGCTCCAGCGACCTGAGCTACGACAGCCGGGTCTGCCTGCCCGCGTCCTGCGACTCCTGCCCCGAGTCTTCCTGGCAGGGGGACGACTGCCCGGAGGAGAGCTGCTGCCCGCCACCCTGCTGCCCCTGCGGCCCCTGCCCGACCCTCCTCTGCTCCCCCGTGAGCTGTGGCTGCGGCCCCTGCCAGCCGGCCTGCCCCTGCGGCCCCTGCCAGCCC CCTGTGTGCTGTGTGCCCGCCTGCTGCCAGCCTGTGTGCTGCAAGCCCGTGTGCTGTGTGCCCGCCTGCTGCCAGCCCGTGTGCTGCAAGCCCGTGTGCTGTGTGCCCGCCTGCTTCGAGGCCTCCCCCTGCTCAGGCCCCTCGTGCCGCCCGCCCTGCTGCAGCCCCTGCCCGCCCGCCTGCTGTGGGGGGTCCCCCTGCCGGCCCTCGTCCAGCGTGTCCCTGCTGTGCCGCCCTGCGTGCTGTGCCCCCGCGTGCCCGTGCCCGTGCTGCTCCTCCAGCGTGTCCCTGCTGTGCCGGCCCGCctgcccccgcccctgccccgccTGCTGTGAGTGA
- the TSPEAR gene encoding thrombospondin-type laminin G domain and EAR repeat-containing protein, whose amino-acid sequence MAGGRQEPCVMDLVPPRRADWSYRCVAPRDPRVLGYGDSAVCRGPLGRGVFWKALIRPPSWELGLQEGPRRGPGGPTVYPPMAGDCVSADLRPLDLLAEAVPAHGAPGVGVVLAQGAPGLQLSAAHPHTLSFPAGRLFSACDLFPEEFSVVVTLKAPDLAPKKNEYLLAVVAERGALLLGLRLAPSRLHLLFLSPGAAGTWQARVSFRIPMLTDGHWHTLVLAVSPGTFSLTVDCGRALDIDADLTFPATLSMRGARFFVGSRKRAKGQFTGLLRQLVLLPGADATSRLCPCRLAHQAVLALPPILQGHPGGPGDNEVLRTPYETGLTVTLGVRPPCTALEQARFWLDAAGRGLYLCVAGQWVPVLAAKEKLAFLEEHQSLATPSETLALEVFAIPEAGLFVAAASRRASSAIYKWTGGRFTAYQYLRTHRAQSWCHFTIGGQNFLAVANLEADAQGREFSVIYKWSRRGLRFRPYQRVPTHSARDWEAFQLAGEHFLAVANHREGDDHNIDSVIYKWDPHTRRFETNQTIATSGAYDWEFFSVGPFSFLAVANAFNGTSTRLHSRLYVWLLGTFRLFQSFLTFGAADWEVFRIGERVFLAVANSQAYDLDAPVDSSSYVLNSVIYELNVTAQAFVPFQEIPTCSALDWEFFSVGEDHFLVVANSFDGTSFSVNSVIYRWQGYEGFVAVHSLPTLGCRDWEAFRTAAGAFLVYSSAKEPRTRVLRMRTG is encoded by the exons ATGGCTGGTGGCCGTCAGGAGCCCTGTGTGATGGACCTGGTGCCCCCCAGGAGGGCAGACTGGAG CTACAGATGTGTGGCACCTCGAGACCCCCGGGTGCTGGGTTATGGGGACTCTGCCGTCTgcaga GGCCCGCTGGGCAGAGGTGTGTTCTGGAAGGCTCTCATCCGGCCTCCGTCCTGGGAGCTGGGCCTGCAGGAGGGGCCTCGTAGGGGTCCAGGTGGCCCCACCGTGTACCCCCCCATGGCCGG TGACTGTGTCTCCGCAGACCTGCGGCCGCTGGACCTGCTGGCAGAGGCGGTGCCCGCACACGGAGCCCCAGGGGTGGGCGTGGTACTGGCCCAGGGTGCCCCCGGGCTACAGCTGAGTGCCGCCCACCCCCACACGCTGAGCTTCCCGGCCGGCCGCCTCTTCTCCGCGTGTGACCTCTTCCCCGAGGAATTCTCTGTGGTCGTCACCCTGAAGGCCCCGGACCTCGCCCCCAAG AAGAATGAGTACCTGCTGGCCGTGGTGGCAGAGCGGGGGGCTCTGCTGCTGGGTCTGCGCCTGGCGCCCAGCCGGCTGCATCTCCTCTTCCTGAGCCCGGGGGCGGCAGGCACCTGGCAAGCCCGTGTGTCCTTCCGCATCCCCATGCTGACCGACGGCCACTGGCACACGCTGGTCCTCGCCGTGTCCCCAGGCACCTTCTCGCTCACCGTCGACTGCGGCCGGGCCCTGGACAT AGACGCAGACCTGACCTTCCCGGCCACCCTGTCCATGAGGGGCGCCCGCTTCTTCGTGGGTAGCCGGAAGAGGGCCAAGGGCCAGTTCACA GGCCTCCTGAGGCAGCTGGTGCTGCTCCCCGGAGCTGATGCCACCTCCAGGCTGTGCCCCTGCCGCCTCGCCCACCAGGCCGTGCTGGCCCTGCCCCCCATCCTGCAGGGGCACCCCGGGGGGCCGGGGGACAACGAGGTGCTGAGGACACCCTACG agacAGGCCTGACGGTGACGCTGGGAGTGCGGCCACCCTGCACAGCGCTGGAGCAGGCCCGGTTCTGGCTGGATGCGGCCGGCCGGGGGCTGTACCTGTGCGTGGCCGGCCAGTGGGTACCCGTGCTGGCAG CCAAGGAGAAGCTGGCTTTCCTGGAGGAGCACCAGAGCCTGGCCACGCCGTCCGAGACGCTGGCCCTGGAGGTCTTCGCCATCCCCGAGGCCGGGCTCTTTGTGGCGGCCGCCAGCCGCAGGGCCAGCTCGGCCATCTACAAGTGGACGGGCGGCAGGTTCACGGCCTACCAGTACCTCCGTACCCACCGCGCCCAGTCCTGGTGCCACTTCACCATTGGGGGGCAG AACTTCCTGGCGGTGGCCAACCTGGAGGCAGACGCACAGGGCCGGGAGTTCTCGGTCATCTACAAGTGGAGCCGCAGGGGCCTCCGCTTCCGGCCGTACCAGCGGGTGCCCACCCACAGCGCCCGCGACTGGGAGGCCTTCCAGCTGGCCGGGGAGCATTTCCTGGCCGTGGCCAACCACCGCGAAG gCGACGACCACAACATCGACAGCGTCATCTACAAGTGGGACCCCCACACGCGGCGCTTCGAGACCAACCAGACCATCGCCACGTCGGGCGCCTATGACTGGGAGTTCTTCTCGGTGGGGCCCTTCAGCTTCCTGGCCGTGGCCAACGCCTTCAACGGCACCAGCACGCGGCTGCACTCGCGTCTCTATGTGTGGCTGCTGGGCACCTTCCGCCTCTTCCAGTCCTTTCTG acgTTCGGGGCGGCCGACTGGGAGGTCTTCCGCATCGGGGAACGCGTGTTCCTGGCCGTGGCCAACAGCCAGGCCTACGACCTGGACGCGCCCGTGGACAGCAGCTCCTACGTCCTCAACTCCGTCATCTACGAGCTCAACGTCACCGCCCAGGCCTTCGTCCCCTTCCaggagatccccacctgcag CGCCCTGGACTGGGAGTTCTTCTCGGTGGGTGAGGACCACTTCCTGGTGGTGGCCAACTCCTTTGACGGCACCTCCTTCTCCGTCAACAGTGTCATCTACAG gtggcaggggTACGAGGGTTTCGTAGCTGTGCACAGCCTGCCCACGCTGGGCTGCCGCGACTGGGAGGCCTTCCGCACGGCGGCCGGCGCCTTCCTGGTCTACTCCAGCGCCAAGGAGCCCCGTACCCGCGTGCTGAGGATGAGGACAGGCTGA
- the LOC132536572 gene encoding keratin-associated protein 10-8-like — protein MAASTLSLCSSDLSYDSRVCLPASCDSCPESSWQGDDCPEESCCPPPCCPCGPCPTLLCSPVSCGCGPCQPACPCGPSCCQPCCVPACCQPVCCKPVCCVPACCQPVCCKPVCCVQACCQPVCCKPVCCVPACCEASPCSGPSCHPPACCGGSPCWPSSSVSLLCRPACCAPACPCPCRSSSVSLLCRPACPRPCPACCE, from the coding sequence ATGGCCGCCTCCACCCTGTCCCTGTGCTCCAGCGACCTGAGCTACGACAGCCGGGTCTGCCTGCCCGCGTCCTGCGACTCCTGCCCCGAGTCTTCCTGGCAGGGGGACGACTGCCCGGAGGAGAGCTGCTGCCCGCCGCCCTGCTGCCCCTGCGGCCCCTGCCCGACCCTCCTCTGCTCCCCCGTGAGCTGTGGCTGCGGCCCCTGCCAGCCAGCCTGCCCCTGCGGCCCCTCCTGCTGCCAGCCCTGCTGTGTGCCCGCCTGCTGCCAGCCTGTGTGCTGCAAGCCCGTGTGCTGTGTTCCCGCCTGCTGCCAGCCCGTGTGCTGCAAGCCTGTGTGCTGCGTGCAAGCCTGCTGCCAGCCTGTGTGCTGCAAGCCCGTGTGCTGTGTGCCCGCCTGCTGCGAGGCCTCCCCCTGCTCAGGCCCCTCGTGCCACCCGCCCGCCTGCTGTGGGGGGTCCCCCTGCTGGCCCTCGTCCAGCGTGTCCCTGCTGTGCCGCCCTGCGTGCTGTGCCCCCGCGTGCCCGTGCCCGTGCCGCTCCTCCAGCGTGTCCCTGCTGTGCCGGCCCGCctgcccccgcccctgccccgccTGCTGTGAGTGA